One Maribacter cobaltidurans genomic window carries:
- a CDS encoding hydrogenase maturation nickel metallochaperone HypA/HybF yields the protein MHETSIVNSIIATLEQEFEAEKLQKMKAIHLKVGILSNIEPRLLHNAYDVYHLRDGRFQNVALKIESTQLKIQCEVCDHVTNVENYRFLCENCERPSKNVIEGEEMLIHKIEFDD from the coding sequence ATGCACGAAACATCTATCGTAAATAGCATTATTGCGACTTTGGAACAAGAGTTTGAAGCTGAGAAACTCCAGAAGATGAAAGCAATTCACCTGAAAGTGGGAATCCTTTCGAACATAGAACCGCGTTTGCTACACAACGCATATGATGTTTATCATTTAAGGGATGGCAGATTTCAGAACGTTGCTTTGAAAATAGAATCGACACAATTGAAAATTCAATGTGAAGTTTGCGATCATGTTACCAATGTGGAGAATTACAGGTTTCTATGCGAAAATTGCGAACGACCAAGTAAAAATGTAATCGAAGGGGAGGAAATGTTGATTCACAAAATAGAATTTGATGACTAG
- the hypB gene encoding hydrogenase nickel incorporation protein HypB, giving the protein MSVDKSTKAARGTVQCENTNINLLKANDFVADIIKKEMAKTNTLLINITSSAGSGKTTLMQKTAEKLKDKITMAVMVGDLETERDAERIRETGIHALQIVTGGICHLEAQMVHQVLDQFDLENIDLLFIENVGNLVCPASFDLGEDYRVTLMATTEGDDKPKKYPKMFLTSDMMVVSKADLLPYVPFSVEAVIKDAREVNHEIEVLQVSSTNGEGIDAWCDWLLEKIERKKG; this is encoded by the coding sequence ATGAGCGTAGATAAATCAACAAAGGCGGCACGAGGAACTGTGCAATGCGAGAACACTAATATCAATTTGCTCAAAGCAAATGATTTTGTAGCGGATATTATTAAAAAGGAAATGGCTAAAACCAATACTCTTTTAATCAACATAACCTCATCAGCAGGTAGTGGTAAGACCACCTTAATGCAGAAAACCGCAGAAAAACTAAAGGATAAAATAACAATGGCCGTGATGGTCGGAGATTTAGAAACGGAACGTGATGCAGAGCGTATTCGGGAGACCGGCATACATGCCCTGCAGATAGTAACGGGAGGTATTTGCCATCTGGAAGCTCAAATGGTGCATCAGGTTTTAGACCAATTCGACTTGGAGAATATTGATTTATTGTTCATAGAAAATGTGGGCAATTTGGTTTGTCCGGCTTCTTTCGATTTGGGTGAAGACTATCGCGTTACCTTAATGGCAACAACAGAAGGTGATGACAAGCCCAAAAAGTATCCTAAAATGTTTTTGACCAGCGATATGATGGTCGTTTCAAAAGCCGATTTATTGCCTTACGTGCCTTTCTCAGTAGAAGCCGTAATCAAGGATGCGCGAGAGGTAAACCATGAAATAGAAGTGTTACAAGTTTCGTCTACGAACGGAGAGGGAATAGATGCTTGGTGTGATTGGTTACTGGAGAAAATTGAACGGAAGAAAGGATAA
- the hypF gene encoding carbamoyltransferase HypF, with protein MQKTFEITISGQVQGVGFRPFVYSLSKQFQLRGSVCNNQDGVLIHINASEEKATNFLVQLLENAPSISIIQSHKISEIPFQEFDGFKIIPSEAKHQTNIPLTPDFSICESCKAEIRDKSNRRYGYAFTTCTNCGPRFAATTKFPFERSNTTVSAFKMCATCQSEYINPDDRRFHSQTNGCPDCGIQLKLQDYDGRQFDGDHKELVKKTSDFIRKGSILALKNTNGYLLCCDANNKSAIERLREKKQRPAKPFALLYPSLERIKKDFNLSATEENALTSSVAPIVILNPKKSIPDLEQDGIAPGLNQFGVMLPSSALLTVLMDELGTPIIATSGNVHGSPIISKESEAIQKLSGVADYFLHHDLEVTFPQDDSVFRFTDEHQITLRRSRGLAPNFLNMTPSGNEKILAMGAHLKSTFTFVPNSHTYMSPYLGNLDSYDVSERFQNSIGQFEKLFQTQPEVILIDAHPQYQSSILGRELAEKWNAEYISIQHHKAHFASVLGEHDLFDSKEKILGLVWDGTGFGEDNMIWGGESFTYQNHEMERLIHFEYYDWLAADKMAKEPRLSFLSILPNAEKEIARKKFSETEWKVYLKMLENNPLKTSSVGRLFDAVASLLGIIDVTSYEGEAAMLLENQARMYVGNDEVDFLAGVVFENIPTKTIIQNIHQAMVDGFSIPRIANSFIHTLARVIFNIAKQHNFSCIACSGGVFQNAVLIEKLIKLAENSGIKLKFNRILSSNDENISFGQLSYYQHIKK; from the coding sequence ATGCAAAAAACCTTTGAAATTACTATTTCTGGTCAAGTACAAGGGGTGGGTTTCCGTCCTTTTGTGTATAGTTTATCTAAACAATTTCAATTGAGGGGTTCGGTTTGCAATAATCAAGACGGAGTACTAATTCACATCAATGCCTCCGAAGAAAAAGCAACTAATTTTCTGGTTCAACTACTAGAAAATGCTCCATCAATTTCTATCATTCAATCACATAAGATTTCCGAAATTCCGTTTCAAGAATTCGATGGCTTCAAGATAATTCCTTCAGAAGCAAAGCATCAAACCAACATTCCGTTAACCCCAGATTTTTCTATTTGCGAATCATGCAAAGCTGAAATTAGGGATAAAAGCAATCGGCGATATGGGTATGCTTTTACCACATGCACCAACTGCGGCCCAAGATTTGCGGCGACCACAAAATTTCCTTTTGAGAGGTCAAATACAACGGTTTCTGCCTTTAAAATGTGTGCTACTTGTCAATCGGAATATATCAATCCTGATGACAGGCGATTTCATTCGCAAACGAATGGCTGCCCCGATTGTGGGATTCAATTAAAACTGCAAGATTATGACGGGAGGCAATTTGATGGAGACCATAAGGAGCTAGTTAAGAAAACATCCGACTTCATCCGAAAAGGAAGCATCCTGGCACTTAAAAACACAAATGGTTATCTGCTATGTTGCGATGCCAATAATAAGTCGGCGATAGAACGTTTACGTGAAAAAAAGCAACGCCCTGCGAAACCTTTTGCCTTGCTCTATCCATCCTTGGAAAGAATCAAAAAAGACTTTAACCTAAGTGCTACAGAAGAAAATGCACTTACTTCATCTGTAGCTCCCATAGTTATTTTGAACCCGAAGAAGTCTATTCCTGACTTGGAACAAGATGGTATCGCTCCAGGATTGAATCAATTCGGTGTTATGTTACCATCATCAGCTTTGCTCACGGTTTTGATGGATGAACTTGGTACTCCGATCATCGCCACGAGTGGAAATGTTCATGGCTCCCCGATTATCTCGAAAGAATCAGAAGCAATTCAAAAACTATCTGGAGTGGCTGATTATTTCCTGCATCACGATTTAGAAGTTACTTTTCCTCAGGATGATTCTGTATTTCGGTTTACTGATGAACATCAAATTACACTTCGACGTTCTCGTGGATTAGCTCCCAACTTTCTGAATATGACACCTTCGGGAAACGAAAAGATACTGGCCATGGGTGCCCATTTAAAGAGCACGTTTACGTTTGTGCCTAATTCGCATACCTATATGAGTCCTTATCTTGGAAATCTGGATAGCTATGATGTTTCCGAAAGATTTCAGAATAGTATTGGACAATTTGAAAAGTTGTTTCAAACACAACCGGAAGTAATTTTGATAGATGCCCATCCACAATATCAAAGTAGCATTTTGGGAAGGGAGTTGGCTGAAAAATGGAATGCGGAATATATCTCCATACAACATCACAAAGCCCATTTTGCAAGTGTTTTAGGCGAACACGATTTATTTGATTCCAAAGAAAAAATACTAGGTCTAGTTTGGGATGGAACTGGGTTTGGAGAAGACAATATGATATGGGGAGGCGAGTCCTTTACGTATCAAAATCACGAAATGGAACGGCTGATTCACTTTGAATATTATGATTGGTTGGCTGCTGATAAAATGGCGAAAGAACCAAGATTGTCCTTTCTCAGTATACTTCCCAATGCAGAAAAGGAAATTGCCAGGAAGAAGTTTTCCGAAACGGAATGGAAAGTCTATTTAAAAATGTTGGAGAACAACCCATTGAAAACATCATCGGTAGGACGCTTGTTTGACGCGGTTGCATCCTTGTTGGGTATAATAGATGTGACTAGCTATGAAGGTGAGGCTGCAATGCTATTAGAAAATCAAGCAAGAATGTATGTTGGAAATGATGAAGTTGATTTTTTAGCAGGGGTAGTATTTGAAAACATTCCAACAAAAACAATTATTCAAAATATTCATCAAGCTATGGTAGATGGTTTCTCAATTCCAAGAATTGCGAATAGTTTTATTCATACGCTAGCGCGCGTGATTTTTAATATAGCAAAGCAGCATAATTTTAGTTGTATTGCTTGTAGTGGCGGGGTTTTTCAAAATGCTGTACTCATCGAAAAGCTTATAAAACTAGCTGAAAATTCGGGAATAAAGTTAAAATTTAATCGTATATTGTCTAGTAACGATGAGAATATTTCGTTCGGTCAGTTATCTTATTATCAGCATATTAAAAAGTAA
- a CDS encoding HypC/HybG/HupF family hydrogenase formation chaperone produces MCLAIPGKIKSIEMQYDGKVRMAKVLFGGITKEASLEMLPDADIDDYVLVHVGVAISKVDEEEAQKTFKYLEEIGELGDLTDVDEYLPKTN; encoded by the coding sequence ATGTGTTTAGCGATTCCAGGTAAAATCAAGAGTATTGAAATGCAGTATGATGGCAAGGTGCGCATGGCTAAAGTGTTATTTGGCGGTATAACCAAAGAGGCCAGTTTAGAAATGCTGCCTGATGCCGATATTGACGATTATGTATTGGTACACGTTGGTGTTGCCATCAGCAAAGTAGATGAAGAAGAAGCGCAAAAAACGTTTAAGTATCTGGAAGAGATTGGGGAACTGGGAGACCTTACCGATGTAGATGAATATTTGCCAAAAACTAATTAA
- the hypD gene encoding hydrogenase formation protein HypD → MKYMSEYRDPELAKKYLEEIKNTVSRPWSIMEVCGGQTHSLVKNGIIEMLPDSVTMIHGPGCPVCVTPLNLIDKAVYLASDKGVILCSFGDMLRVPGSQKSLLEAKAEGADVRILYSPLEAVKIAEDNPDKEVVFFAVGFETTAPANALSVVHAHRRGVKNYSILASHVLVPPAIKAVIDDEESKIDGFLAAGHVCTIMGNTEYHPISAKYKVPIVVTGFEPLDVLQGILMVIRQLEQSKSEVENQYARIVREEGNRDAQKVIDEVFEVRHQMWRGIGEIPDSGYAVREKYAAFDATKKFSVTIEEAPENPDCISGQVMKGIKKPFECSQFGKACKPTNPLGAPMVSSEGACAAYYHFSGLVEA, encoded by the coding sequence ATGAAATACATGTCTGAATACCGCGACCCTGAACTCGCAAAAAAATATTTGGAAGAAATAAAGAACACCGTTTCTAGACCTTGGTCGATTATGGAAGTTTGTGGTGGGCAAACACATAGCCTTGTGAAAAATGGTATCATTGAAATGTTACCGGATTCGGTTACTATGATTCATGGACCCGGGTGCCCCGTTTGTGTGACTCCTTTGAATTTAATCGATAAAGCGGTGTATCTCGCCTCAGACAAAGGAGTGATTCTTTGCTCCTTTGGAGATATGCTGAGAGTGCCTGGTTCTCAAAAAAGTTTGCTTGAAGCAAAAGCAGAAGGAGCCGATGTACGGATTTTATATTCTCCCTTAGAGGCTGTAAAAATTGCCGAAGACAATCCGGATAAAGAAGTTGTTTTCTTTGCCGTTGGCTTTGAAACAACGGCTCCGGCAAATGCCTTGTCGGTAGTGCACGCGCATCGTAGAGGCGTAAAAAACTATTCTATTTTGGCATCGCATGTCTTGGTGCCACCAGCAATAAAAGCGGTAATCGATGATGAGGAAAGTAAAATAGATGGCTTTTTGGCTGCTGGTCATGTATGTACCATAATGGGCAATACGGAGTATCATCCAATATCGGCCAAATATAAAGTGCCGATCGTGGTTACGGGTTTTGAACCTTTAGATGTGCTGCAAGGTATTTTGATGGTTATCCGTCAATTAGAGCAAAGTAAGTCTGAAGTTGAAAATCAATACGCTAGAATCGTTCGGGAGGAAGGTAATCGTGATGCTCAAAAAGTCATTGATGAAGTTTTTGAAGTTAGACATCAGATGTGGCGGGGTATTGGGGAAATTCCTGATAGCGGCTATGCCGTTCGTGAGAAATATGCAGCGTTTGATGCTACAAAAAAATTTAGTGTCACGATTGAAGAGGCACCTGAAAACCCAGACTGTATTTCAGGTCAGGTTATGAAGGGAATCAAAAAGCCTTTTGAGTGCTCTCAATTTGGTAAAGCGTGTAAACCTACAAATCCACTTGGTGCGCCCATGGTCAGTAGTGAAGGGGCTTGTGCTGCCTATTATCACTTTTCCGGACTAGTTGAAGCTTAA
- the hypE gene encoding hydrogenase expression/formation protein HypE translates to MPENNKIRVQLQCPMPKLDFDVITLGHGSGGVLTNRLLDSGVFDLLKNDILDERHDGAFLELHGKTAFSTDSFLVSPIFFPGGNIGELAVNGTVNDLAMCGATPKYLSLSFIIEEGLPVKEFWDILVAIKFACEKAGVQIVTGDTKVVEKGKGDKIFVNTSGVGPIHPKANIRVKNISVGDKIIISGNVASHGMAIMSVREGLEFGSEIKSDTTNLNHTILRLIELFGESIHLLTDPTRGGVATVLKEIAQSSEIGIDLFQRDFPMDEQVASACELLGLDPLYVANEGLFIAFVSESVADAVLTALQEDENGQNARIIGSVVAEHPKQVIMESAIGGKRVISMLPGEQLPRIC, encoded by the coding sequence ATGCCGGAGAACAACAAAATACGCGTGCAGCTGCAATGCCCCATGCCTAAACTTGACTTTGATGTCATCACTTTAGGGCATGGAAGTGGCGGAGTACTAACCAACAGACTTTTAGATAGTGGTGTTTTTGATCTGCTGAAAAACGATATCCTCGACGAACGCCATGATGGTGCATTTTTAGAGTTGCATGGCAAAACGGCTTTTTCTACAGATAGCTTTTTAGTGTCTCCCATATTTTTCCCCGGGGGAAATATTGGAGAGTTGGCCGTAAACGGAACGGTCAATGATCTGGCAATGTGCGGGGCTACGCCCAAATATCTCTCGTTAAGTTTTATCATTGAGGAAGGACTTCCAGTAAAAGAATTTTGGGATATTCTGGTAGCCATCAAATTCGCTTGTGAAAAAGCAGGCGTGCAAATCGTTACTGGCGATACTAAAGTGGTTGAAAAGGGTAAGGGCGACAAAATTTTCGTGAACACTTCAGGTGTCGGACCTATTCATCCCAAAGCAAATATCCGCGTAAAAAATATATCCGTAGGAGACAAAATAATTATTAGTGGAAATGTTGCATCTCACGGAATGGCTATCATGTCGGTTCGTGAAGGTTTAGAATTCGGCTCTGAAATCAAGAGTGATACCACCAATCTAAATCATACCATACTACGATTGATTGAGCTGTTTGGAGAAAGTATTCATTTATTGACTGACCCGACACGGGGTGGTGTTGCAACAGTATTGAAAGAAATTGCACAATCTTCTGAAATAGGTATCGACTTGTTTCAAAGAGATTTTCCTATGGATGAACAGGTGGCAAGTGCCTGCGAATTATTAGGCTTGGACCCTTTATACGTAGCAAACGAAGGACTCTTTATTGCTTTCGTATCTGAGTCTGTAGCAGATGCCGTTTTGACTGCTTTGCAAGAAGATGAGAATGGTCAAAATGCTCGTATTATAGGAAGCGTCGTTGCGGAACATCCCAAACAAGTCATTATGGAAAGTGCAATAGGAGGTAAGAGGGTTATAAGTATGCTTCCCGGAGAACAATTGCCTAGAATTTGTTAA
- a CDS encoding NHL repeat-containing protein, with protein MNFETLGKHVTDSYVFKGSEEMPFLAPRGVFTMENKLFVSDTGRNRIFIWNEIPKTEYQEPDIVLGQVDATETGRNAGGIATASTLHYPSGIWSNGTIVIVADAWNHRVLIWHSLPTQNGQPADVVLGQPDFESNQPNVSGIGNDPSAQTLNWPYGVFSDGESLWIADTGNRRILFYDGIPMTNFAPADEVIGKPDFTNRDYENHEPIWPYSVKVNAKRQMVVADTQFYRSLVWNDADKAFSKPADSIIGQADFDACGQNQFGLFPSSKSLNWIYDACFYKDGILVNDTGNSRVLWFDKIPTKNNPEATAVIGKRDFKTGSENKETLMGTSSSLYWPFSITTKENKLIIADTGNHRVVITDLKL; from the coding sequence ATGAATTTTGAAACGCTAGGCAAACATGTTACCGATTCTTATGTTTTTAAAGGTTCCGAGGAAATGCCATTCTTGGCTCCAAGAGGAGTTTTTACTATGGAGAATAAACTCTTTGTTTCCGATACGGGGCGTAATCGCATTTTTATCTGGAATGAAATTCCCAAGACAGAATATCAAGAACCCGATATTGTTTTGGGTCAGGTCGATGCCACAGAAACGGGTCGTAATGCGGGTGGAATTGCAACTGCAAGTACATTACATTATCCATCGGGAATATGGAGCAATGGCACTATCGTTATCGTTGCAGATGCTTGGAACCATCGCGTGCTTATTTGGCATTCGTTACCCACTCAAAATGGGCAGCCAGCGGATGTAGTGTTGGGGCAGCCCGATTTTGAATCAAATCAACCCAACGTTTCGGGTATTGGAAACGACCCTTCTGCACAAACCTTAAACTGGCCGTACGGAGTTTTCTCAGATGGAGAAAGCCTTTGGATAGCAGATACAGGGAATCGGAGGATATTGTTCTATGACGGGATTCCAATGACCAATTTTGCTCCGGCGGATGAAGTCATAGGAAAACCGGATTTCACGAACAGGGATTATGAAAATCATGAACCCATTTGGCCCTATTCCGTTAAGGTAAATGCCAAAAGACAAATGGTCGTAGCCGACACTCAATTCTACCGTTCATTAGTTTGGAATGATGCTGACAAAGCATTTTCAAAACCAGCGGATAGTATTATTGGACAAGCCGATTTTGATGCTTGTGGACAAAATCAGTTTGGCTTGTTTCCCTCTTCAAAATCGTTAAACTGGATATATGATGCTTGTTTCTATAAAGACGGGATACTAGTAAATGATACTGGGAATAGTAGAGTATTATGGTTTGATAAAATCCCAACGAAAAACAATCCCGAAGCAACAGCGGTCATTGGGAAACGAGATTTTAAAACAGGAAGCGAAAATAAAGAAACCTTGATGGGAACTTCAAGCTCCTTGTATTGGCCTTTTTCAATAACTACAAAAGAAAATAAACTAATCATTGCCGATACTGGAAATCATCGGGTAGTGATAACGGATTTAAAGCTCTAA
- a CDS encoding urease accessory protein UreH domain-containing protein gives MMSFPLLAGIAASILHVVSGPDHLAAVTPLAIETRRKVWKIGLFWGFGHLTGMLLIGLLFLLFRQYIPIEKISEHSEQLVGAVLIVVGLWALYSIFGKRKNHKHPHVHNAEEPYIHIHEHEHDKNMLNHGHAHSKKVKQNQWTSFGIGVLHGLAGIAHFVLLLPVLGFENKFDSIQYIIGFGLGTLLVMTIYTFLLGQLARYSKKQNSKSLFKMVRLSGGVFAIAIGVYWLYLSL, from the coding sequence ATGATGAGCTTTCCTTTACTTGCCGGTATTGCAGCTTCAATATTACATGTGGTTTCAGGACCAGACCATTTGGCTGCGGTTACCCCTTTGGCGATTGAAACGAGACGAAAAGTCTGGAAAATAGGTTTGTTCTGGGGTTTTGGACATCTGACCGGAATGCTTTTGATAGGGTTGCTTTTTCTCCTATTTCGGCAATACATTCCAATAGAGAAAATATCGGAACATAGTGAACAGCTAGTTGGCGCCGTTTTAATTGTCGTGGGACTCTGGGCATTATACAGTATTTTCGGCAAAAGAAAAAACCACAAACATCCGCATGTGCACAATGCGGAAGAGCCCTATATTCATATACACGAACATGAGCATGACAAAAACATGCTAAACCATGGTCACGCTCATAGCAAAAAGGTTAAGCAAAATCAATGGACTTCTTTTGGGATTGGGGTTTTACATGGACTCGCAGGAATAGCACATTTTGTTTTACTCCTTCCGGTATTGGGATTTGAAAATAAATTTGATAGTATTCAATACATCATTGGCTTCGGATTAGGAACACTATTGGTTATGACGATTTATACATTCTTACTTGGACAATTAGCGAGGTACTCCAAAAAACAAAACAGTAAATCTCTTTTTAAAATGGTGCGCTTATCGGGAGGAGTTTTCGCAATTGCTATAGGTGTTTACTGGCTGTATCTTAGTCTTTAG
- a CDS encoding recombinase family protein, whose translation MVVGYARVSTPEQKLEAQIDLLKNAGCEKIYKDIASGTRDDRKGLNEMLRYMRKGDTILTYKNDRVFRSLKNMVELIDRFNEAGVHFKSLSEPEFDTTSANGKFLLQIFAAVAEFERNLISERTKVGLDNARKRNKLLGRPKGSKIETIEKYHYAKHLYGNQGVSIDLACKRAKIGKTSFYRVEKELSSKSSS comes from the coding sequence ATGGTAGTAGGATATGCCAGGGTATCGACACCCGAGCAAAAGCTTGAAGCACAGATCGATCTGTTAAAAAATGCTGGTTGTGAGAAAATTTATAAGGATATAGCAAGCGGTACCCGGGACGACAGAAAAGGATTGAACGAAATGCTGAGATATATGCGAAAGGGGGACACTATCCTTACCTATAAAAACGACAGGGTTTTCCGTTCGCTGAAAAATATGGTTGAACTTATTGATAGGTTCAATGAGGCAGGGGTACATTTCAAAAGCTTGAGCGAACCGGAATTCGACACCACATCGGCCAACGGTAAATTTTTATTACAGATTTTTGCGGCAGTTGCGGAATTCGAACGCAACCTTATCAGTGAACGCACAAAGGTGGGGCTTGATAATGCAAGAAAGCGGAACAAGTTGTTGGGCAGGCCCAAAGGGTCGAAGATTGAAACAATCGAAAAGTACCATTATGCCAAGCATCTGTACGGGAATCAAGGAGTATCGATTGATTTGGCCTGCAAACGGGCAAAAATCGGTAAGACCTCTTTTTATAGAGTAGAAAAAGAACTTTCGTCAAAATCAAGTAGTTAA
- a CDS encoding AAA family ATPase, translating into MSYLTSLSITTERTHPFPYDVSAIKFAKDVDVSAPVTFIIGDNGTGKSTLLETLALRLQLPHMDGFGYGKNCFKAARSLTPYLHLDWKIEKPRGFFFRAEDFGDLLNSIDREDARLHESFKDIYGEVPDHIIQEMKDNQNYQIYRMRLNYGQDLQGFSHGEAYLKIMDDTINGNGIFLLDEPEAALSPSKQLSLLYFIQEHLKSHMSQFIIATHSPMLMAYPGANIYEVTDKGMNKVSLEETEHYTITRSFLQSPESYLRFFK; encoded by the coding sequence ATGTCTTACCTCACATCACTTAGCATAACTACAGAAAGAACCCATCCGTTTCCCTATGATGTCAGTGCAATAAAGTTTGCAAAGGACGTTGATGTATCCGCACCTGTTACCTTTATTATAGGTGATAACGGTACCGGAAAGTCCACATTGCTCGAAACATTGGCACTTCGTTTACAATTACCACATATGGATGGATTTGGGTATGGTAAAAATTGTTTCAAGGCAGCCCGTTCGTTGACGCCATATCTGCATTTAGATTGGAAAATTGAAAAACCCAGAGGATTTTTCTTCAGGGCAGAGGACTTTGGTGACCTCTTGAACAGTATCGACAGAGAGGATGCCAGGCTCCATGAATCCTTCAAGGATATTTATGGAGAAGTTCCAGACCATATCATCCAAGAAATGAAGGACAACCAAAACTATCAGATTTATCGAATGCGATTGAACTATGGTCAGGATCTACAAGGTTTTTCTCATGGGGAGGCCTACCTGAAGATAATGGACGATACTATAAATGGAAACGGGATATTTCTATTGGATGAACCGGAGGCCGCTTTGTCACCATCCAAACAGTTGTCCTTGCTTTATTTTATCCAAGAACATCTTAAATCCCATATGTCCCAATTCATTATAGCTACACATTCACCTATGCTTATGGCATATCCCGGAGCCAATATATATGAGGTGACCGACAAAGGAATGAACAAAGTATCTTTGGAGGAGACAGAACATTACACTATTACAAGGTCGTTCCTGCAAAGTCCAGAAAGCTATTTGAGGTTTTTCAAGTAG
- a CDS encoding phosphate ABC transporter substrate-binding protein: MKYTKRFERAFGLTPEGHIDFPKKISNVRLSRIDNYLKMGGCCYCFPHGIETTNSKYSKRTRNWKKHRRNQYKG; encoded by the coding sequence GTGAAATATACGAAACGATTTGAAAGGGCTTTTGGACTTACCCCTGAAGGACATATTGATTTTCCAAAGAAAATATCCAATGTTCGTTTATCAAGGATTGACAACTATCTTAAGATGGGTGGCTGTTGTTACTGTTTTCCCCACGGGATTGAAACGACCAACTCGAAGTATTCAAAACGTACCAGGAACTGGAAAAAACATAGGAGAAACCAATACAAGGGATAA
- a CDS encoding type 1 periplasmic binding fold superfamily protein, translated as MNTILETLKTKSIIGFLTLCVTAISFTSCSNDDDNPDPVNEEEIITTMNVTLSATGGTITLQSQDLDGEGPNAPVISVSGNLSANTTYNGSIQLLNETETPAEDITEEVEEEDEEHQFFFTASGALSGVEYDDEDGNGNPVGINFTLTTGDAGNGTLQA; from the coding sequence ATGAATACAATTCTAGAAACTTTAAAAACAAAGAGTATAATCGGATTTTTAACATTGTGTGTAACTGCCATTAGTTTTACATCTTGTTCTAATGACGATGACAATCCCGATCCAGTTAACGAAGAGGAAATCATTACCACCATGAACGTAACTTTAAGTGCTACCGGAGGTACCATTACATTACAATCCCAGGATTTGGATGGTGAGGGACCCAATGCGCCGGTTATTTCAGTTTCCGGTAACTTAAGTGCGAATACTACCTATAATGGTAGTATTCAACTATTAAATGAAACCGAAACGCCCGCTGAGGATATAACCGAAGAGGTTGAAGAAGAGGATGAAGAGCATCAATTCTTTTTTACTGCTTCAGGTGCTTTGAGCGGTGTTGAATATGATGATGAGGATGGCAATGGCAATCCTGTAGGAATAAATTTTACATTGACCACAGGTGATGCAGGAAATGGCACGTTACAGGCCTAG